The Methanothrix sp. genomic sequence TCCAGAACTCCTGATCCGGGAGATCCCGCGCGACTCTTAAAAGAGAATCGATGCCCTCCTGCTCGCACACTCTCCCGACGAAGATCACCACGTTCTCCGGCTCGATATCGTCTCCAGGCTCTGCGAAGCTCCTCTGCGGGTAATTTGGAATCACGCGAATCTCCTTCCCTGGAGCATACGACATCGCCTTCTCCTTCAAGGGGGTGTTCACAGTGGTTATCACATCAGCCGCCTCAGCCAGCTGCCGCTCGAAGCGCTCGCATGCACTCTTTGCGATGGAGCCGAAGCGCAGCTGCGTCTCCACGCCCCATGGAGATCTGTAATCGTATATCAGGCGTCTGTATCCCGATCCTCTAAGAGAGGGAATCCAGTGGTAAATCACATCAGGAACGTTGAAGAGATGAACGATATCAGGCCTCTCCTTAAGAACGATCCCTCTGGCCTTCCTTGCGATGGAGATCCAGTTGACTGTATCAAACCTCGGCACGATCGTCTCGTACCCCAGCTCCTTCAGCGTCGCCTCAAAGAGCCTGAGCCTCGTCGTCTTCTCCGGCTGGTTCGCGAGAAGCAGCACCTTCATCTGCACCCATCTCCAACATCGAGCAACTTTGGTTGCGCTTCATCCTCCATCATCAATCTTCTGCAGCCCTCCTCAGAACGCTCTCGTACCTGGCTGCCAGAGCGCGCCAGTCATACCTCTCAGCGATCTCCCTGTATCTTCTCTGATCCTGCGGGCTCTCCAGGATACGCTTCACCTGCGATATGAAGCTATCCCTGTCATCATAGTAGTACAGGCTGTCCCCGAGAAGCCGCTCGAGCGAGAGCATTCTTGTGGTGAGAACAGGCCTGCCGCATGCGAGGTAGTTGAAGATCTTCCCTCCAGCAGCATACTCGTTCTTCTTCATCATTCTCAGGGGGTTGAGGCCTATGTCCATCGCAGATATGTACCTGCCGAGCTCCGCGTACGGCACAGCTCCCGTGAAGATCACCCTCTCTCCAACGCCG encodes the following:
- a CDS encoding glycosyltransferase, which codes for MKVLLLANQPEKTTRLRLFEATLKELGYETIVPRFDTVNWISIARKARGIVLKERPDIVHLFNVPDVIYHWIPSLRGSGYRRLIYDYRSPWGVETQLRFGSIAKSACERFERQLAEAADVITTVNTPLKEKAMSYAPGKEIRVIPNYPQRSFAEPGDDIEPENVVIFVGRVCEQEGIDSLLRVARDLPDQEFWIVGGGPFAWWYLRRKTENVKALGWQPHSRVAALVRRARICIIPRRENALTPYSTDKSIWKLNEYLNLGRQVVASGITLEERRKNLWVVRSTELRRAVEESMEREPEKMKESDYRFWEENTELVEEVYERVWG